In Chiloscyllium plagiosum isolate BGI_BamShark_2017 chromosome 39, ASM401019v2, whole genome shotgun sequence, one genomic interval encodes:
- the tomm22 gene encoding mitochondrial import receptor subunit TOM22 homolog: MAEEKRVEPRREAEEEIEEEEEDDEEELDESLSERLWGLTEMFPEGMRNASGVAADCSVSLAKKIYSFTRSALWVGTTSFMILVLPVVFETEKLQLEQQQIQQQRQILLGPNTGLSGGMPGMLPPPVPGKI, encoded by the exons ATGGCGGAGGAGAAGCGAGTGGAACCGCGACGGGAGGCAGAGGAGGAAatcgaggaggaggaggaggatgacgAGGAGGAG CTTGATGAATCCCTCTCGGAAAGACTGTGGGGTTTGACCGAGATGTTCCCTGAAGGAATGCGAAATGCCTCAGGTGTTGCTGCCGACTGCTCCGTGTCACTGGCAAAGAAAATCTACAG TTTCACCCGGTCGGCCCTTTGGGTGGGAACCACTTCCTTCATGATCCTGGTTCTGCCGGTTGTGTTTGAAACAGAGAAACTTCAACTGGAGCAGCAACAAATCCAGCAACAGAGACAG ATTCTGTTAGGCCCGAATACAGGACTATCTGGTGGAATGCCAGGAATGCTGCCGCCACCAGTTCCTGGGAAAATATAA